The proteins below come from a single Tenuifilum thalassicum genomic window:
- a CDS encoding carbonic anhydrase translates to MDLKSIFQRNKIWAEKKISDKPDYFIDLARGQQPKILYIGCSDSRVSAEEIMGVEPGEVFVYRNIANQVPNSDLASMAVINYAVTVLEVEHIVVCGHYRCGGVEAALQPKDMGILNPWLRNIRDVYRLHRPELEKCNSPVEKNKRLVELNVLEQCVNVLKTYEVQKAIRQNKISVHGWVFDLESGLLKDLNIDVNHILENIMTIYRIE, encoded by the coding sequence ATGGATTTAAAATCAATCTTTCAAAGAAACAAGATTTGGGCTGAAAAGAAAATATCGGATAAGCCAGACTACTTTATTGATTTAGCTAGGGGGCAACAGCCTAAAATTTTATACATTGGCTGTTCCGATAGCCGAGTTTCTGCTGAAGAGATAATGGGAGTTGAACCTGGTGAGGTATTTGTGTATCGAAACATTGCCAACCAGGTTCCCAATTCCGACTTAGCCTCCATGGCTGTTATCAATTATGCAGTCACAGTTTTGGAGGTTGAACATATTGTTGTTTGTGGCCATTATCGCTGCGGAGGTGTTGAGGCTGCTTTGCAACCAAAGGACATGGGGATACTTAATCCATGGCTGCGAAATATCAGAGATGTTTACAGGCTTCACCGACCTGAACTTGAAAAGTGCAATTCACCTGTCGAAAAGAATAAAAGGCTAGTTGAACTTAATGTTCTAGAACAGTGTGTAAATGTTTTAAAAACATACGAGGTGCAAAAGGCTATTCGACAAAATAAGATTTCTGTTCATGGGTGGGTTTTTGATTTAGAGTCGGGGTTGCTAAAAGATTTGAATATCGATGTTAACCATATACTTGAAAATATAATGACGATTTATCGAATTGAATAG
- a CDS encoding acyl-CoA carboxylase subunit beta, whose protein sequence is MKTLDELYQELERRNALAEQAGGPDRIAKQHEGGKKTARERIVELLDPGTFNEIDKLVTHRATDFGMDKKHIPGDGVVAGYGKIDGRLVYVYAYDFTVFGGTLSRANADKIIKLQQLATKMGAPIIGLNDSGGARIQEGVQSLAGYAEIFYNNVRSSGVIPQITCIMGPCAGGAVYSPALTDFIIMVKDTSYMFVTGPDVIKAVTHEEVTKDELGGAITHNAKSGVAHFVAENDEQALMLLRELMSFLPANNMEEPPVVPTTDDPLREDESLQTLIPADPNKPYDIKDLILTVVDDKNFLEVQPLFAKNIVVGFARMAGHTVGLVANQPAHLAGVLDIDASVKGARFIRFCDSFNIPIVTFVDVPGFLPGVNQESNGIIRHGAKLLYAYSEATVPKIAVITRKAYGGAYCVMSSKQVGADVNFAYPMAEIAVMGPEGAVNILYRNKIDNEETRQQLIDEYRDKFANPYQAAELGYIDEVIYPKQTRAKLVQALEMTRTKSQQNPPRKHGNIVL, encoded by the coding sequence ATGAAAACACTTGATGAGCTATATCAGGAGTTAGAGCGTCGTAATGCTTTGGCCGAGCAAGCCGGAGGTCCCGATCGTATTGCAAAGCAACACGAAGGAGGGAAAAAAACTGCCAGAGAAAGAATAGTTGAGTTGCTTGATCCAGGAACTTTTAACGAAATAGATAAACTCGTTACGCATAGGGCTACCGATTTTGGAATGGACAAAAAGCACATTCCAGGTGATGGAGTCGTGGCAGGTTACGGTAAAATAGATGGCCGTTTGGTTTATGTTTATGCCTACGATTTTACAGTTTTTGGTGGGACTTTAAGCCGAGCTAATGCCGATAAGATAATCAAATTGCAACAGCTGGCCACAAAGATGGGCGCTCCAATTATTGGTCTGAACGATTCTGGTGGTGCCCGCATTCAGGAAGGCGTACAGAGCCTTGCAGGTTATGCTGAGATTTTTTACAATAATGTTCGTAGTTCTGGTGTTATTCCCCAGATAACCTGTATTATGGGACCATGTGCTGGTGGAGCTGTGTATTCGCCAGCACTAACCGATTTTATCATTATGGTTAAGGATACCAGCTATATGTTTGTAACTGGACCAGATGTGATAAAGGCGGTAACGCACGAGGAGGTTACAAAAGATGAGCTTGGCGGCGCAATCACCCATAATGCTAAAAGTGGTGTGGCCCATTTCGTGGCCGAAAATGATGAGCAGGCTTTAATGCTTCTTAGGGAGTTGATGAGCTTTTTACCTGCTAATAACATGGAGGAACCTCCTGTTGTTCCTACCACCGACGACCCCTTACGCGAAGACGAGAGCCTTCAAACATTAATTCCAGCCGACCCCAATAAACCATACGATATTAAAGACCTGATTTTAACAGTAGTTGACGATAAGAACTTCCTTGAGGTTCAGCCTCTTTTTGCAAAAAACATAGTTGTTGGTTTTGCGCGTATGGCTGGGCATACTGTAGGTCTTGTTGCAAATCAGCCCGCTCACCTTGCAGGTGTGCTCGATATCGATGCATCGGTAAAAGGTGCACGCTTTATCCGTTTTTGCGATTCGTTCAATATCCCTATTGTAACCTTTGTTGATGTTCCGGGATTCCTTCCTGGAGTTAACCAGGAGTCGAATGGCATTATTCGCCATGGAGCTAAACTTTTATATGCCTATTCCGAGGCAACTGTTCCTAAAATTGCTGTAATTACTCGTAAAGCATACGGTGGTGCTTACTGTGTGATGTCGAGCAAGCAGGTGGGTGCCGATGTGAACTTTGCCTATCCCATGGCCGAAATTGCAGTTATGGGCCCCGAAGGTGCCGTAAACATACTTTATAGGAACAAGATTGATAATGAGGAAACTCGTCAGCAGCTAATTGACGAGTATCGCGACAAGTTTGCCAACCCTTATCAAGCTGCAGAGCTGGGGTATATCGATGAGGTCATTTATCCAAAGCAAACACGAGCTAAGTTGGTACAAGCTTTAGAAATGACAAGAACCAAAAGCCAACAAAATCCTCCAAGGAAACATGGCAACATTGTTCTTTAG